In one Parvibaculum sp. genomic region, the following are encoded:
- a CDS encoding vitamin B12-dependent ribonucleotide reductase, whose product MRIQRCFTVEGQSPYEGIPFRTTASEIRNPDGTVVFRLQDIAVPAEWSQVACDVLAQKYFRKAGVAAVLKKLPEEGIPEFLWRHVPDDEALAALRPEDRFGPEMDARQVFDRLAGAWAYWGWKGGYFDREEDARAFYDELRFMLAAQIAAPNSPQWFNTGLHWAYGIDGPAQGHWRTDPATGVTARTESAYEFPQPHACFIQSVADDLVNENGIMDLWVREARLFKYGSGTGSNFSDLRGEDEKLSGGGKSSGLMSFLKIGDRAAGAIKSGGTTRRAAKMVIVDVDHPDIEQFIDWKVTEEQKVAALVTGSKVNRKHLNAIMRACVNCEGDGEDCFDPKKNMALKREIVAARRAHVPENYVQRVIQFAKQGYDEIDFRIYDTDWDSEAYLTVSGQNSNNTVRVTDDFLRAVEDDTEWTLTSRLNGAATKVLPARELWEKIGHAAWASADPGIQFHTTINDWHTCPASGDIRASNPCSEYMFLDDTACNLASLNLMQFREADGRFDVEAFEHAVKLWTIVLEISVLMAQFPSREIAERSFRFRTLGLGFANIGGLLMSCGISYDSDEARALTGAISAVMTGVSYATSAQMAKELGPFAGYAENAEHMLRVMRNHARAAHGLTSAYEGLNVTPVPLDAANCPQADLVDHARAAWDLAVSMGERNGYRNAQATVIAPTGTIGLVMDCDTTGIEPDFALVKFKKLAGGGYFKIINRAVPQALRTLGYDDAAIAAIVDYAVGRGTLADAPGVNHERLRARGFTDEKIEAIEAALATAYDIRFVFNKWQIGEDFCTGVLGLDAEETDNLDFDMLGALGFTKAEIDAANIHVCGTMTLEGAPGLKPEHLAVFDCANPCGRTGTRALSVESHIRMMAAAQPFISGAISKTINMPNAASVEDCKASYMLSWKLALKANALYRDGSKLSQPLSAQLIEDEDDEAEESAVETLVAQPPQERARFVAERGVAQLVEQVKAAEQRRDKLPDRRKGYTQKALVGGHKVYLRTGEYDDGKIGEIFIDMHKEGAAFRSLMNNFAIAISLGLQYGVPLEEYVEAFTFTRFEPAGLVQGNDRIKNATSILDYVFRELAVSYLGRSDLGHVDPKEMAFDAMGDGADEGKAPVPASAVVSPGYTRNAQMGNLYLVRGGAAAVARADVAEAVAAPAMREQTVKAEVMAAGALMRAGNGESFAAVAAGSLSVSASSGGGSSGISRAAEARMKGYEGEACGECGNFTMVRNGTCLKCDTCGGTSGCS is encoded by the coding sequence ATGCGTATCCAGCGTTGCTTCACAGTCGAGGGCCAGTCGCCCTACGAGGGCATCCCCTTCCGCACGACGGCCAGCGAAATCCGAAATCCCGACGGTACGGTGGTCTTCCGGCTGCAGGACATCGCGGTCCCCGCCGAATGGAGCCAGGTCGCCTGCGACGTGCTGGCGCAGAAATATTTCCGCAAGGCGGGTGTCGCCGCCGTCCTGAAAAAGCTGCCCGAGGAGGGCATTCCCGAATTCCTGTGGCGGCATGTGCCCGACGACGAGGCGCTGGCGGCGCTGCGTCCCGAGGACCGCTTCGGACCCGAGATGGATGCGCGCCAGGTGTTCGACCGGCTGGCCGGCGCCTGGGCCTATTGGGGCTGGAAAGGCGGCTATTTCGACCGCGAGGAAGATGCGCGCGCCTTTTACGACGAGCTGCGCTTCATGCTGGCGGCGCAGATCGCGGCGCCCAATTCCCCGCAATGGTTCAACACCGGGCTGCACTGGGCCTATGGCATCGACGGGCCGGCGCAAGGGCACTGGCGCACCGACCCCGCAACGGGTGTCACGGCGCGCACGGAGAGCGCCTATGAGTTTCCGCAGCCCCATGCCTGCTTCATCCAGAGCGTCGCCGACGATCTCGTCAACGAGAACGGCATCATGGACCTCTGGGTGCGCGAGGCGCGGCTCTTCAAATACGGCTCGGGCACCGGCTCCAACTTCTCGGACCTGCGCGGCGAGGACGAAAAACTCTCGGGCGGCGGCAAGTCGTCCGGCCTGATGAGCTTCCTGAAGATCGGCGACCGGGCGGCCGGCGCGATCAAATCCGGCGGCACGACGCGGCGCGCCGCCAAAATGGTTATCGTCGATGTCGACCATCCCGACATCGAGCAGTTCATCGACTGGAAGGTGACGGAAGAGCAGAAGGTGGCGGCGCTCGTCACCGGCTCGAAAGTCAACCGCAAGCATCTGAACGCGATCATGCGCGCCTGCGTCAATTGCGAGGGCGACGGCGAGGATTGTTTCGATCCGAAGAAGAACATGGCGCTGAAGCGCGAGATCGTTGCGGCGCGCCGCGCCCATGTGCCCGAAAACTATGTGCAGCGCGTGATCCAGTTCGCGAAGCAGGGCTATGACGAAATCGACTTCCGGATTTACGACACCGACTGGGATTCGGAAGCCTATCTCACCGTTTCGGGCCAGAATTCCAACAACACGGTGCGCGTGACCGATGATTTCCTGCGCGCGGTCGAGGACGACACCGAATGGACGCTGACGAGCCGCCTCAACGGCGCGGCCACGAAGGTGCTGCCGGCCCGCGAATTGTGGGAGAAGATCGGCCATGCCGCCTGGGCGAGCGCCGATCCCGGCATCCAGTTCCACACCACGATCAACGACTGGCACACCTGCCCCGCGAGCGGCGACATCCGCGCCAGCAATCCGTGCTCGGAATATATGTTCCTCGACGACACGGCCTGCAACCTCGCCTCGCTGAACCTGATGCAGTTCCGCGAGGCCGATGGCCGCTTCGATGTCGAGGCCTTCGAACATGCGGTCAAGCTCTGGACCATCGTGCTCGAAATCTCGGTGCTGATGGCGCAGTTCCCGAGCCGCGAAATCGCCGAACGCTCCTTCCGCTTCCGCACGCTCGGCCTCGGCTTCGCCAATATCGGCGGACTGTTGATGTCCTGCGGCATTTCTTACGATTCCGACGAAGCGCGTGCGCTGACCGGCGCGATTTCGGCCGTGATGACCGGCGTTTCCTATGCGACCTCGGCGCAGATGGCCAAGGAGCTCGGGCCGTTCGCGGGCTATGCGGAAAACGCCGAGCACATGCTGCGCGTGATGCGCAATCACGCCCGCGCCGCGCATGGGCTGACATCGGCCTATGAAGGCCTCAACGTAACGCCGGTGCCGCTCGATGCGGCCAACTGCCCGCAGGCCGATCTCGTCGATCATGCGCGCGCCGCCTGGGATCTCGCCGTTTCGATGGGCGAGCGCAACGGCTATCGCAACGCGCAGGCGACCGTCATCGCGCCGACCGGCACGATCGGCCTTGTGATGGATTGCGACACGACCGGCATCGAGCCCGATTTCGCGCTGGTGAAATTCAAGAAGCTTGCCGGCGGCGGCTATTTCAAGATCATCAACCGCGCCGTGCCGCAGGCCTTGCGCACGCTCGGCTATGACGATGCGGCAATCGCCGCCATTGTCGATTACGCGGTCGGCCGCGGCACGCTGGCCGATGCGCCCGGCGTCAACCACGAGCGGCTGCGCGCCCGTGGCTTTACGGATGAGAAGATCGAGGCCATCGAGGCGGCGCTCGCCACCGCCTACGACATCCGTTTCGTCTTCAACAAATGGCAGATCGGCGAAGACTTCTGCACCGGGGTGCTCGGCCTCGACGCGGAAGAAACCGACAATCTCGATTTCGACATGCTGGGGGCGCTCGGCTTCACCAAAGCCGAGATCGACGCCGCCAACATCCATGTCTGCGGGACGATGACGCTCGAAGGCGCGCCGGGCCTGAAGCCCGAGCACCTCGCCGTGTTCGACTGCGCCAACCCTTGCGGGCGCACCGGCACGCGGGCGCTGTCGGTCGAGAGCCATATCCGCATGATGGCCGCCGCCCAGCCTTTCATCTCGGGCGCGATCTCGAAGACCATCAACATGCCGAATGCGGCCAGCGTCGAGGACTGCAAGGCGAGCTACATGCTGTCCTGGAAACTGGCGCTGAAGGCCAATGCGCTGTACCGCGACGGCTCGAAACTGTCGCAACCGCTGAGCGCGCAACTGATCGAGGACGAGGACGACGAGGCGGAGGAAAGCGCCGTCGAAACGCTGGTGGCGCAGCCGCCGCAGGAGCGCGCCCGCTTCGTCGCCGAGCGCGGCGTCGCGCAGCTTGTCGAGCAGGTGAAGGCGGCCGAGCAGCGGCGCGACAAGCTGCCCGACCGGCGCAAGGGCTACACGCAGAAGGCGCTGGTCGGCGGCCACAAGGTTTACCTGCGCACCGGCGAATATGACGACGGCAAGATCGGCGAAATCTTCATCGACATGCACAAGGAGGGCGCCGCCTTCCGCAGCCTCATGAACAACTTCGCCATCGCGATTTCGCTCGGGCTGCAATATGGCGTGCCACTGGAGGAATATGTCGAGGCGTTCACGTTCACGCGCTTCGAGCCGGCGGGCCTCGTGCAAGGCAACGACCGGATCAAGAACGCGACCTCGATCCTCGATTATGTGTTCCGCGAACTCGCCGTCTCCTATCTCGGCCGTTCCGATCTCGGCCATGTCGATCCGAAGGAAATGGCCTTCGACGCGATGGGCGACGGCGCCGACGAAGGCAAGGCGCCGGTCCCGGCGTCCGCCGTCGTCAGCCCCGGCTACACGCGCAATGCGCAGATGGGGAACCTCTATCTGGTGCGCGGCGGCGCCGCGGCGGTTGCGCGTGCCGATGTGGCCGAAGCCGTTGCCGCACCCGCGATGCGCGAGCAGACGGTGAAAGCCGAAGTCATGGCCGCTGGCGCATTGATGCGCGCAGGGAACGGCGAGAGCTTTGCCGCCGTCGCCGCCGGTTCGCTCAGCGTTTCGGCATCGTCGGGCGGCGGAAGCAGCGGCATCTCCCGCGCGGCCGAAGCGCGCATGAAAGGCTATGAAGGCGAAGCCTGCGGCGAATGCGGCAACTTCACGATGGTACGGAACGGAACGTGTTTGAAGTGCGATACCTGCGGCGGGACGAGCGGGTGTAGTTAG
- a CDS encoding response regulator: MGELSKAFGKELKDLRVLLVDDNGSMRLLLRTMLNTFGITYLRQARDGTDGLTELQIYDIDLVISDWEMEPMNGREFITRVRAVGNEPMCFTPIIVLTGHASRSLIAEAFEIGATHLLVKPVTPASVLHRIEWVLNDDREFEVSGGIYRQPMIIQDRNGLRRGKAVGQTTWAIE; encoded by the coding sequence GTGGGTGAGCTCAGCAAGGCATTCGGCAAGGAACTGAAGGATCTGCGGGTCCTGCTGGTCGACGACAATGGCAGCATGCGGCTGCTGTTGCGCACCATGCTGAATACGTTCGGCATTACCTATCTGCGTCAGGCCCGCGACGGCACCGACGGCCTCACCGAATTGCAGATCTACGACATCGATCTCGTCATTTCCGACTGGGAAATGGAGCCGATGAACGGCCGCGAGTTCATTACCCGCGTCCGCGCCGTCGGCAACGAGCCGATGTGCTTCACGCCCATCATCGTGCTGACAGGCCACGCCTCGCGCTCGCTGATCGCCGAGGCCTTCGAAATCGGCGCCACGCATCTGCTGGTGAAGCCGGTGACGCCGGCAAGTGTCCTCCACCGCATCGAATGGGTGCTCAACGACGACCGCGAATTCGAGGTCTCGGGCGGCATCTACCGCCAGCCCATGATCATCCAGGACCGCAACGGCCTGCGCCGCGGCAAGGCCGTCGGCCAGACCACCTGGGCGATCGAATAA
- a CDS encoding NADH:ubiquinone oxidoreductase subunit NDUFA12: MSLFSEIFVWWHGQTMGTRLYTWRKGRLIGSDAQGNRYYQAKDGAAIDGNVRRWVIYNGLAEASRVPPEWHGWLHHTVDLPPTEDGYVPREWEKPHVPNLTGTTHAWRPQGSLHKGARRAGTTGDYEAWRPGQTPR, translated from the coding sequence ATGAGTTTGTTTTCGGAAATTTTCGTCTGGTGGCACGGCCAGACCATGGGTACGCGCCTCTACACCTGGCGCAAGGGCCGCCTCATCGGCAGCGACGCGCAGGGCAACCGCTACTATCAGGCCAAGGACGGCGCGGCCATCGACGGCAATGTGCGCCGCTGGGTGATCTATAACGGCCTGGCCGAAGCCTCGCGCGTGCCGCCCGAATGGCATGGCTGGCTGCATCACACGGTCGACCTGCCGCCCACCGAAGACGGCTATGTGCCGCGCGAATGGGAAAAGCCGCATGTGCCGAACCTCACCGGCACCACCCATGCGTGGCGTCCGCAGGGCAGCCTGCACAAGGGCGCGCGCCGCGCCGGCACGACCGGCGACTACGAGGCATGGCGGCCCGGCCAGACGCCGCGCTGA
- the mlaD gene encoding outer membrane lipid asymmetry maintenance protein MlaD — protein sequence MQSNLVETLIGTIVVAVAALFLFYGYTSSGMRSSAGYKVVAQFSAVGGLANGSDVRLSGIKIGTVVSQRLNAETYQAVVTLDLARDVKIPDDTSAKIASDGLLGGSYVSLTPGGSPDYLTDGGEIMFTQGAVDLMSLIGQAVFSAGGE from the coding sequence ATGCAAAGCAATCTCGTCGAAACCCTGATCGGCACCATCGTCGTCGCCGTCGCCGCGCTGTTCCTGTTCTACGGCTATACGAGTTCGGGCATGCGCAGCAGTGCCGGCTACAAGGTCGTCGCGCAGTTCAGTGCCGTCGGCGGCCTCGCCAACGGTTCGGATGTCCGCCTCTCGGGCATCAAGATCGGCACCGTCGTTTCGCAGCGCCTGAACGCGGAAACCTATCAGGCGGTCGTCACGCTCGACCTGGCGCGCGACGTCAAGATACCCGACGACACCAGCGCCAAGATCGCCAGCGACGGTCTGCTCGGCGGCAGCTATGTGTCGCTGACGCCCGGCGGCAGCCCCGACTACCTGACCGATGGCGGCGAGATCATGTTCACGCAAGGCGCCGTCGATCTGATGAGCCTGATCGGTCAGGCCGTCTTCTCCGCGGGCGGCGAATAG
- a CDS encoding DUF2155 domain-containing protein, which yields MRLVAFPALCAAIAAMLTFAAPAHAEKYPVAVFSGLDKITARVTSFAVTAGVPHRYGALEVTVRACDKAPPEEPPQTSAYVEVHQVDPGTGEVQPHAIFKGWMFAESPGLNALEHPVYDLWVTDCRNSSGGAPSGNE from the coding sequence ATGCGTCTTGTTGCATTTCCGGCTCTCTGCGCCGCCATCGCCGCGATGCTGACTTTCGCGGCGCCGGCCCATGCCGAGAAATATCCGGTCGCCGTTTTCAGCGGCCTCGACAAGATCACCGCCCGCGTTACGAGCTTCGCCGTCACGGCCGGCGTGCCGCATCGATACGGCGCGCTCGAGGTGACGGTGCGCGCCTGCGACAAGGCGCCGCCCGAAGAGCCGCCGCAAACTTCGGCCTATGTCGAAGTGCATCAGGTCGATCCGGGCACCGGCGAGGTGCAGCCGCATGCGATCTTCAAGGGCTGGATGTTCGCCGAAAGCCCCGGCCTCAACGCGCTCGAACACCCGGTCTACGATTTGTGGGTGACCGATTGCAGGAATTCGAGCGGCGGCGCGCCTTCGGGCAACGAATAG
- the aat gene encoding leucyl/phenylalanyl-tRNA--protein transferase — protein MSDIDADVLLRAYSYGVFPMAESRDDPELYWIDPEKRGILPLDAFHVPKRLRRRVRAGTFDIRIDTAFREVMLGCADAGPDREGTWINDRIVALYCELHERGHAHSVEAWREGRLAGGLYGVSIGAAFFGESMFSRETDASKVALVHLVARLVAGGYRLLDTQFVTEHLQQFGAVEISRDAYRARLFEATAEQADFYSLPEGAPPLEFLQSVTHKS, from the coding sequence ATGAGCGATATCGACGCCGATGTGCTGTTGCGCGCCTATTCCTACGGCGTGTTCCCGATGGCGGAATCGCGCGACGATCCGGAGCTCTACTGGATCGACCCCGAGAAGCGCGGCATCCTGCCGCTCGACGCCTTCCATGTCCCCAAACGTCTGCGCCGCCGCGTCCGCGCCGGCACTTTCGATATCCGCATCGACACCGCGTTTCGCGAGGTCATGCTCGGTTGCGCCGATGCGGGACCCGATCGCGAGGGCACATGGATCAACGACCGCATCGTTGCGCTTTATTGCGAGCTGCATGAACGCGGCCACGCGCATTCGGTGGAAGCGTGGCGCGAGGGGCGGCTTGCCGGCGGGCTTTACGGGGTTTCGATCGGCGCGGCGTTTTTCGGCGAAAGCATGTTCAGCCGCGAGACCGACGCCAGCAAGGTGGCGCTGGTGCATCTCGTGGCGCGGCTTGTCGCCGGCGGCTACCGGCTGCTCGACACGCAATTCGTGACGGAGCATCTGCAACAGTTCGGCGCTGTCGAGATTTCACGCGACGCTTATCGCGCACGGCTTTTCGAGGCGACGGCGGAACAGGCGGATTTCTATTCGTTGCCCGAAGGCGCGCCGCCGCTCGAATTCCTGCAATCGGTCACCCACAAATCGTAG
- the accC gene encoding acetyl-CoA carboxylase biotin carboxylase subunit, translating into MFEKVLIANRGEIALRIHRACREMGIKTVAVHSTADADAMHVRLANESVCIGPPQASESYLNIPAIISACEITGADAVHPGYGFLSENAKFADILKAHGITFIGPSGDHIRLMGDKIQAKTTARSLGIPCVPGSDGAITTDEQAYKVAEETGYPVLVKAAAGGGGRGMKVARSREEMSGALSTARSEAKAAFGDDALYMEKYLGQPRHIEMQIIADAHGNVAHLGERDCSLQRRHQKVLEECPSPALNAEQRQKIGDIVRDAIGKLGYLGVGTIEFLYEDGEFYFIEMNTRLQVEHPITEAVTGIDIVREQIRIAAGLEMSFTQDDVTFSGHAIECRINAEDPKTFTPSPGTIKDFHTPGGLGVRVDSAAYSGYRIPPYYDSLIGKLVVHGRNRNECLMRLRRTLHEFVIDGIKTTIPLFQELVNEPDFMNGEYHIHWLEDFLKKQS; encoded by the coding sequence ATGTTCGAAAAGGTCCTCATTGCAAACCGCGGCGAGATCGCGCTGCGCATTCACCGTGCCTGCCGCGAAATGGGCATCAAGACGGTTGCCGTGCATTCGACGGCGGATGCCGACGCGATGCATGTGCGGCTCGCCAACGAAAGCGTCTGCATCGGGCCGCCGCAGGCCAGCGAAAGCTACCTCAACATTCCGGCGATCATTTCGGCCTGCGAGATCACCGGCGCCGACGCCGTGCATCCGGGCTACGGGTTCCTGTCCGAGAACGCCAAGTTCGCCGACATATTGAAGGCGCATGGCATCACCTTTATCGGGCCGAGCGGCGACCATATCCGCCTGATGGGCGACAAGATCCAGGCGAAGACCACCGCGCGTTCGCTCGGCATTCCGTGTGTGCCGGGTTCCGACGGCGCCATCACCACCGACGAGCAGGCCTACAAGGTGGCCGAGGAAACCGGATACCCCGTGCTCGTGAAAGCGGCGGCGGGCGGCGGCGGACGCGGCATGAAGGTGGCGCGCTCGCGCGAGGAAATGTCCGGCGCACTCTCGACCGCGCGGTCGGAAGCGAAAGCCGCCTTCGGCGACGACGCGCTCTACATGGAAAAATATCTCGGCCAGCCGCGCCACATCGAAATGCAGATCATCGCCGATGCGCATGGCAATGTCGCGCATCTGGGCGAGCGCGACTGTTCGCTGCAGCGGCGCCACCAGAAGGTGCTGGAGGAATGCCCCTCCCCCGCCCTCAACGCTGAACAGCGCCAGAAGATCGGCGACATCGTGCGCGACGCCATCGGCAAGCTCGGCTATCTCGGCGTCGGCACAATCGAGTTTCTCTATGAGGATGGCGAGTTCTATTTCATCGAAATGAACACGCGCCTGCAGGTCGAGCATCCGATCACCGAGGCCGTCACCGGCATCGACATCGTGCGCGAGCAGATCCGCATCGCGGCCGGGCTCGAAATGAGCTTCACGCAAGACGACGTGACCTTTTCGGGCCACGCCATCGAATGCCGCATCAATGCCGAGGACCCGAAGACCTTCACGCCCTCGCCCGGCACGATCAAGGATTTTCACACGCCGGGCGGGCTCGGTGTGCGCGTCGACAGCGCGGCCTATTCGGGCTACCGCATCCCGCCCTATTACGACAGCCTGATCGGCAAGCTCGTGGTGCATGGGCGCAACCGCAACGAATGCCTGATGCGCCTTCGCCGCACGCTGCACGAATTCGTCATCGACGGCATCAAGACGACGATCCCGCTGTTCCAGGAACTCGTCAACGAGCCGGATTTCATGAACGGCGAATACCACATTCACTGGCTTGAAGATTTTCTCAAGAAGCAATCCTGA
- the accB gene encoding acetyl-CoA carboxylase biotin carboxyl carrier protein encodes MSKSGVDQELIRQLAALLKETELSEIEIETDNLKLRVSRQVQQVSAHFAPAPSVAPAATASAAPAPADAASHPGAVASPMVGTAYLAAEPGTPPFVTIGSTVKEGQTVLIIEAMKTMNHIPAPRSGKVSAILVEDGQPVEFGEPLLVIE; translated from the coding sequence ATGAGCAAATCGGGCGTCGATCAGGAACTGATCCGGCAACTGGCCGCTCTCCTCAAGGAGACCGAGCTCAGCGAAATCGAGATCGAGACGGACAATCTGAAGCTGCGCGTGTCGCGGCAGGTGCAACAGGTGTCGGCGCATTTCGCGCCCGCGCCTTCGGTCGCGCCCGCCGCCACCGCATCGGCGGCGCCCGCGCCGGCCGACGCCGCGTCGCATCCCGGCGCCGTCGCCTCGCCGATGGTCGGCACGGCCTATCTCGCGGCCGAGCCCGGCACACCGCCTTTCGTCACCATCGGCTCGACGGTGAAGGAAGGCCAGACGGTCCTCATCATCGAGGCGATGAAGACCATGAACCACATTCCCGCCCCGCGCTCGGGCAAGGTGAGTGCGATCCTCGTGGAAGACGGACAGCCGGTCGAATTCGGCGAACCGCTTCTCGTGATCGAATAA
- the aroQ gene encoding type II 3-dehydroquinate dehydratase has product MAKSSSSKASKPVFVLNGPNLNLLGQREPEIYGSTTLAEIEKQVKAKAKSLGLAVDCRQSNHEGELVDWIQEARVKASAVILNAGAYSHTSIAIHDALATLDIPVVEVHISNVYKRESFRHHSTISPVATGVICGLGTIGYALALEAIHSKI; this is encoded by the coding sequence ATGGCAAAATCAAGCTCCAGCAAGGCCTCGAAGCCGGTGTTCGTCCTCAACGGGCCGAACCTCAACCTGCTCGGCCAGCGGGAGCCGGAAATCTATGGCTCGACGACGCTGGCCGAAATCGAGAAACAGGTGAAGGCGAAGGCGAAGTCCCTCGGCCTCGCCGTCGATTGCCGGCAGTCGAACCATGAGGGCGAGCTTGTGGACTGGATTCAGGAGGCGCGGGTGAAAGCCAGCGCCGTGATCCTCAACGCCGGCGCCTATTCGCACACTTCGATTGCCATTCACGACGCGCTGGCGACGCTCGACATTCCGGTTGTCGAGGTCCACATCTCCAATGTCTACAAGCGCGAAAGCTTCCGGCATCATTCGACGATCTCGCCGGTCGCCACCGGCGTCATCTGCGGGCTCGGCACCATCGGTTATGCGCTGGCGCTCGAAGCGATCCATTCGAAGATTTAG
- the thiS gene encoding sulfur carrier protein ThiS, translating to MKSAPLSPIIRANGKGVNDGMKLTVNGELREVEGPLTVLGLIGKLGLPAAKIAVERNLEIVPRSAYGEVALRDGDRLEIVNFVGGG from the coding sequence TTGAAGTCGGCTCCCCTCTCACCCATTATCCGGGCGAACGGCAAAGGCGTTAACGACGGCATGAAACTGACGGTGAACGGCGAATTGCGGGAGGTCGAGGGCCCGCTGACGGTGCTCGGCCTGATCGGCAAGCTGGGCCTGCCCGCCGCCAAGATCGCCGTCGAGCGCAACCTCGAAATCGTGCCGCGCTCGGCCTATGGCGAGGTGGCGCTGAGGGACGGCGACCGCCTGGAGATCGTGAATTTTGTCGGCGGCGGATAA
- a CDS encoding thiazole synthase: METANADDDPFIVAGRRLKSRLIVGTGKYKDLAENAAAVEAAGAEIVTVAVRRVNVTNPNEPMLVDFIDPKKVIYLPNTAGCYTAEDAVRTLRLAREAGGWNLVKLEVLGDKKTLYPDMVETLRAAQALLKDGFEVMVYCTDDPIMAKKLEEMGCCAIMPLAAPIGSGLGIQNPINIRLIVEQSKVPVLVDAGVGTASDAAVAMELGCDGVLMNTAIAEAKDPIKMARAMKLAVEAGRLAYLAGRMPKKLYADPSSPMGGLI, translated from the coding sequence ATCGAAACGGCGAACGCGGACGACGATCCCTTCATCGTCGCCGGACGCCGGCTGAAATCGCGCCTGATCGTCGGCACCGGCAAATATAAAGACCTCGCCGAGAATGCCGCGGCGGTGGAAGCCGCCGGCGCCGAAATCGTCACGGTCGCGGTCCGCCGCGTCAACGTCACCAATCCGAACGAGCCGATGCTCGTCGACTTCATCGACCCGAAGAAAGTCATCTACCTGCCCAACACGGCGGGCTGCTACACCGCCGAAGACGCCGTGCGCACGCTTCGTCTCGCTCGGGAAGCGGGCGGCTGGAACCTCGTCAAGCTCGAAGTGCTGGGCGACAAGAAGACGCTCTATCCCGACATGGTGGAAACGCTGCGCGCGGCGCAAGCGCTGCTGAAGGACGGCTTCGAGGTGATGGTCTATTGCACCGACGATCCGATCATGGCGAAGAAACTGGAAGAGATGGGTTGCTGCGCGATCATGCCGCTCGCCGCCCCCATCGGCTCCGGCCTCGGCATCCAGAACCCGATCAACATTCGGCTCATCGTCGAACAGTCGAAAGTCCCGGTACTGGTCGACGCCGGCGTCGGCACGGCGTCCGACGCCGCCGTGGCGATGGAACTCGGCTGCGACGGCGTGCTGATGAACACGGCAATCGCCGAAGCGAAAGACCCGATCAAGATGGCGCGGGCGATGAAACTCGCGGTGGAGGCGGGGCGGCTCGCTTATCTGGCGGGGCGTATGCCGAAGAAGCTCTACGCCGA